A segment of the Candidatus Protochlamydia naegleriophila genome:
AAGGATTGGCTGGAAATTGTCAGGAATCCCAAAACGACTTTTGCACTTTTAAAAGAGAGAAAGATCCAGTTTGGAATAGAGGGCATCATTGATGAAAAACAAGTAGAGGTTGGGAAGAAGATCGAAGAGATTCAGGCGATCTTTATTGGTAGATTGACCCCATTTGTTTTAAATGAAGAGATCTCATTTTTTAAGACTCGGCCTCCTACTATCACCACGCTTTTATACTTGCACAGCTTGGGGCAAGACTGGAATGTAGTGAAATGTTTTCACGCCATTCAAAAACAGGTAGGTTCTCAATTAAAAACGCCTCAAGATTTAGAGATAGGAGAGCTGACGGTTGCTAAACAAGCTCCTAGCATTCGACGGATCTTGAACTTGAAGGAAAACCAAGCTGTTTTGCAAACGATCACTGAAATTGACTTGAATAGCCTTGGATTAACTGTTGTGCCGGAAGAGCTCAGCTTGTTGAGAGAGGTGAAGAGTGTAAAACTTGCTTTTAACTCGCTTCGAACGATTTCTTCCCATTTCGGCTCGGCCTGGACCAAGCTTAATGAGCTGCACTTGAACAACAGCCAGATCGAAAGGCTTCCTGAAGGATTTGGAGATACTTGGCCTGAGCTTAAATCACTCTATTTATTCGATAATAAAGTGCCTTCGTTACCTCAAAATTTTGGATCTCAGTGGAAAAAAGTGCGCCAAGTCTTTTTGCAGATGAATAAAATAACAAGTCTTGAATCTGGCTTTGGCGTTGCCTGGGTGGAAGTGCAAGGAATCAAGCTTTCCAATAACCTTTTAGATAAGTTGCCAGGTAATTTTGGCCTCCATTGGGGTTTATTGCAGCACTTCGAAGTGTGTAAAAATCATTCTCCAATCGACGTGGAGCAATTAAAAAAGCAGT
Coding sequences within it:
- a CDS encoding F-box/LRR-repeat protein — encoded protein: MSVSDVTIPNPGSLLPVEILESVFAYAGYPPAIELVCKDWLEIVRNPKTTFALLKERKIQFGIEGIIDEKQVEVGKKIEEIQAIFIGRLTPFVLNEEISFFKTRPPTITTLLYLHSLGQDWNVVKCFHAIQKQVGSQLKTPQDLEIGELTVAKQAPSIRRILNLKENQAVLQTITEIDLNSLGLTVVPEELSLLREVKSVKLAFNSLRTISSHFGSAWTKLNELHLNNSQIERLPEGFGDTWPELKSLYLFDNKVPSLPQNFGSQWKKVRQVFLQMNKITSLESGFGVAWVEVQGIKLSNNLLDKLPGNFGLHWGLLQHFEVCKNHSPIDVEQLKKQWPKIRICK